ACTCCAGCTTATCCCACCAATCCTTCTCGCAGTCCACGGCCACAGGGCGGCCATCTTCACGGCGGCGACTGTCAGTGGCCGGGAGACGCCTCAGGCCCCAGCAGCCTCTGATATAGATGGTCTCGAGCTTGGGAGCAAACATCTTTGCCTCACAGATCTGTTGCAAACTGATGAGATCATACAGGTATAGGCTCTTGAGGTTTGGGAATCCCAGCATGCCTTTTTCATGTCTGGCCGCTATTTCCTCTAGGAACTCTTGCTCCACGAGGAAGACCTGCTTGAGATCACCGCAGCAGTGTATGTGGAGAGTCTCCAGCACCTTGGATAAGGTATTGTTCGAAGCCATCGGGAGGACATATCTGAGCCTCGGGCAGAAGTGCAGAT
This DNA window, taken from Miscanthus floridulus cultivar M001 chromosome 13, ASM1932011v1, whole genome shotgun sequence, encodes the following:
- the LOC136501795 gene encoding putative disease resistance protein At1g63350 codes for the protein MASNNTLSKVLETLHIHCCGDLKQVFLVEQEFLEEIAARHEKGMLGFPNLKSLYLYDLISLQQICEAKMFAPKLETIYIRGCWGLRRLPATDSRRREDGRPVAVDCEKDWWDKLEWDGMESGHHPSLFQPSHSKYYKRRHLRSTVLR